A single region of the Candidatus Neomarinimicrobiota bacterium genome encodes:
- a CDS encoding 50S ribosomal protein L11 methyltransferase — protein sequence MSRSWLPVPEQDWHLNWRKHFIPIQVTKNITIVPEWDTRSRAPILIRLRPGMVFGTGHHATTRLVLTMLDHLGCGRQRVLDMGTGSGVLAIAAALLGAQRVTAVELDPDCKENFLTNLALNALTGRVDFVQGDAGGWEDFNFDLVLANINRAVIFPLPTRYARSDSPGKAVVSGLSADDKSVLLSHCCQLDLALAEVEVGGEWLCAVLMRARRRTP from the coding sequence GTGTCCCGAAGCTGGTTGCCAGTGCCGGAGCAGGACTGGCACCTGAACTGGCGGAAACACTTCATCCCGATCCAGGTGACGAAAAACATCACCATTGTACCGGAGTGGGACACGCGCTCCAGGGCCCCCATTCTCATCCGGTTGCGACCTGGAATGGTTTTTGGAACTGGCCATCATGCGACAACCCGGCTGGTCCTCACGATGCTGGATCACCTGGGATGCGGCCGACAGCGCGTCCTGGATATGGGGACCGGCTCCGGCGTGCTGGCCATTGCGGCAGCCCTGCTGGGAGCCCAGCGGGTGACTGCGGTGGAGCTGGATCCTGACTGTAAGGAAAATTTCCTGACCAACCTGGCGCTTAACGCTTTGACAGGTCGCGTGGACTTCGTGCAGGGAGATGCTGGTGGATGGGAAGACTTCAACTTCGACCTGGTGCTGGCGAATATCAATCGAGCGGTGATTTTTCCTCTTCCTACGCGATATGCCCGGTCTGATTCGCCTGGGAAAGCAGTGGTATCCGGTTTGTCAGCGGATGACAAGAGCGTCCTGTTGAGCCACTGCTGCCAGCTGGATCTTGCATTGGCGGAAGTTGAGGTGGGAGGAGAGTGGCTTTGCGCCGTCCTGATGAGAGCACGAAGGCGCACCCCGTAG